The genomic stretch CTACGAAGACCAATAAGAAAACCTCCTACCAATACTATAAAAAGAATGAGATCAACCATCTATCGTTATTCCTCTTCTCTCAGTTTTTTCTTTAAATCTTCAAGTTCTTTCTTAATCATGACATAATCATTCACAATATTTACCGCTGTTAATACAGCAAGTCGCTTTGTATCTAAATAAGTATTCATTCCTTTAATCTCATTCATCTTCTCATCGACTAATTTCGAGACTTCAAGGATATGTTGATGACTTTTATCACCGACGATTGTATATTGTTCACCATAGATTTCCACAGTTGTACGAACTTTACCACGACTGTCTGTCACCCCATAAGCCTCCTATCACGAGAAAGAATCCTAACTTGTATCATAGCACGAAAATAAGTGTTTTTGAAATACAGCGCTCCCGAACCATTCTTCTTGGTTAACAGATTCTGATATAATAGGATGCAAGCATAGTTCACAAAGGAGTTTTGTTATGTCACAGGTTGTTTTAACTGTATCACCTACCATTATGAATGAAATTAAAAAGAAATACAACAGTCACTTAAGCGATAAACAACCGCCAGGGAGCGTGTTCGTAGCGAAAACGTCGGCCTGTACTATTACAGGCTATAAATCTGGAAAGGTCATGTTTCAGGGGGCAGCTGCAGAGCAAGAAGCCAAACAATGGCAATCGAGCGGAACAGTGAACCCCAAAAAACCTACTGGATCAAAAAAGAAAACAGTTGGTGACCACCAATATGCCCCTCCGCCCACTATCTCATCACTATCAGCAATCGGAAGTGATGAAGTTGGTACAGGAGATTTCTTTGGTCCAATGACTGTCGTTGCAGCTTATGTTGATCAAGACCAAATTCCGCTTTTAAGAGAACTTGGTGTAAGAGATTCTAAGGGGATGAAAGATCCAGAAATTATTGAGATCGCACGAAATCTAATAAAAACGATCCCGTATAGCCTTCTTATTCTTCCGAACGAAAAGTACAACAACATGCAAAGAAAAGGAATGAACCAGGGTAAGATGAAGGCTCTTCTACATAATCAGGCCATTCAGAATGTGACACGGAAAGTAGACGGCTACGATGCGATCTTAATCGATCAGTTTGCAAAACCGGAAATTTATTTTAACTATTTGAAGGGTCAATCAACAGTCATTAAAGAAAACGTCTACTTCGCCACAAAAGCAGAAGAAATTCATTTAGCAGTTGCAGCAGCTTCCATTATTGCCAGATACTCTTTTGTGATGGAAATCGATCGACTTGGGAAAGAAAACAATGTAAGGCTTCCAAAAGGAGCTGGACCTGCAGTAGATATTGCAGCAGCTAAATTGATTCAGAAACATGGCGATCACGTACTCGAAAAAATAGCTAAGATGCATTTTGCGAACAGTTTGAAAGCGAAGAAAATCGCGGACCAAGCTCGGCATTAAAGCACCCACAAAACAAGAGCTGGCTCAAAGTGAGCCAGCTCTTTCATATTACAAATAGAGTTGTGGTGCTTCTAACCCATCCTCAGCTAGAAGCATGACAGAAGTAAAATATTGAAAGAAAAGATCACGGTCTACATCGTCGACAACGATAACTTCACGGCCTGTTTTATCAAGAACCGTTCTCCCCTGGCTTACGCCGTCCTTTTCAACACGACAGTTTACTTTTCTCGAGTGAATGAAAGACTGAGGTGTGACAGAAACAGTTGTAAGCACGTCCCATAAGTAGTATGTCGAATTGGTTTCAACATGAACAAGCGGCGGACACATCGCATAACATTGCCCGATAAAATCGACCCCGATTTCTTTTCGCTGTGCTGCCCAAATGTTTCTAATATCATTTGTTAATGGAACCTGATTCGTACTTTCAAGCGCCACCATTTCAATCGTAATTGACGTATCAAAGACAGTCGCAACGGCTTCTGGATCCCAGAACGCATTCCACTCTGCCGTCCCATCGTGCTCAGGTTCTTCCACATTTCCTGCTTCTAAAAATGTGCCACCCATCCACACTAACTTTTCGATTTTTTGTTCAATCGCTGGTGCTACTTCTAACGCTCTAGCAAGATCAGTTAAAGGACCAGTAAAAAGAAGCGTTATCGGGTCTGAACTGCTCTCAAGTACATCAATCAGATGCAGATGAGCAGGTCTTTCTGACATTGGCGTATTCACTTGATTTGATTCATTAAGAATCGGTAGTGCATCAACGTAGAAAGCATGCATACGCCACTCCTTAGGAAACGGGTTAATCCCTCTAGAGTTTGAAGCTGAAACATTTAAATCAATACCCTTTCCGAAACGGTCAATGATTTTTCTACTCGCTGAAACAGCCTGTTCTAAATAGCAATCAGCTGGAATAACTGAAACGCCTACAAGTTCAACCTCATCCATGTTCAGCAATAAAAAGAGTGATGCTAAGTCATCCACGCCACCGTCATGGTTAAAGTACACCTTTGTTTTCTCCATTTATATCCTCCTGTACCAAACTCTCATGTCCTTTACTACCGTCTCTACCAGACGCCATTTTTATGAAAATTCATTCACTCATAGTCCTATTATTTCAGGTAACAGGGTAGAAACGTGCAGGCCAATTCCCGACATATATGAGTTTCCATTATTTAATCACTTTGTACTCTAACAGAGCGCGAATAAGGAAGCAACATGTATTATTTTGTCGAACGCTTACATATAGGAAAGGAATATTCAAAACATTGTTACTTTACTAATAGGTCTTGATACCTATGAAATCTTCTGATAGATTGATGAATACAACTTCACATTTATCTCTATATAATTTTGGAAATAGGGTCCAAAGAGTATCTACCCGGCGACCGAGAATTGCTGGACTATAGGGAAAGTATGGCATTGTCGATTAGACAAGTATGTTTTGTTTTTGCGTGCCGGACTTCTTCCTGTAAACTCGGACTTTTCTATAAAGGACGGGTTTTTTATTTACCCAATTTTTATTTGTGAAGCTACAATTCTTTTTCAGGGGGAATCAGACATCATGAGTATTTTAACAGGACTACTCTCTATTATCGGCGTCCTTGCAATTGCATGGTTAATGAGTAACAAGAAAAAATCAGTAAAGTGGAGAACGATCGGGGTCGGTATTCTTATTGAAGGTCTTTTCGTTCTATTCGTATTAAAAGTTAATGCCGGGAAGGTTATGCTAGAAAAGGCTTCCGCTGCTGTACAAAACGTGATCAATTATAGTAACGAAGGGATTCAATTTGTATTTGGAGGATTATACGAACAAACAGATTTAACGTTTGTTTTTGCGATCAATGTCCTCGCCGTGATTATCTTCATTTCAGCTCTAGTATCAGCACTTTATTATATGCGCATCATTCCTTTAATCGTTCAAGTTATCGGTGTAACAATTGGGAAATTAATGGGTACAACAAAAGTTGAAACGTTCAACGCTGTCGGAAATTCGTTTCTAGGCCTAGCAGAAGCACCTTTACTTGTAAAACCTTATTTGAAGATGCTTACGAGGTCAGAGATCTTTGCCATAATGGTAGGTGGTACAGCTTCTGCAAGTGGAGCCATTCTCGTCGGCTATTCGCTTATGGGAATTGAGCTAAAATATTTATTAATCTCCGTCTTTAGTGTTCCTTTCGTCTCGCTTGTTATTTCTAAAGTGATGGAACCTGAGACTGAAGTATCACAAACGAATGATAAAGTTAAGATGAAAAGATCTGAACACGCAAACGTTTTTGAAGCGATTGCGGAGGGTACGGTAAGTGGGGTCATGCTTGCCCTTAATATCGGTGGCCTTCTGATCGCTTTTATAAGCATCCTGGCTGTAGTTAATGGCATGTTAGGTGTAGTAGGAACAGACCTTAGCACCATATTAGGTTATATTTTCTATCCATTCTCACTACTTGTCGGTATTCCAGCCGATGAAGCCTTTCGCGCTGCCTCCATTATCGGCACAAAAATGTCGATTAATGAATTTGTTGCCTTTCAAAACTTAACGGCAATTCAAGATCAGCTCTCTGATAAAACAGTCGCCATTCTTTCTGTAGCGCTATGTAACTTTGCAAACTTCTCATCCATTGGTCAATTAATCATTGGGCTTGGCTCACTTGAACCTTCAAAGCGTTCACAAGTATCAAAGCTTGGATTAAAAGCAATCATTGGCGGAACTCTTGCCTCCTTTATTACTGCTATATTTGTTGGAATGTTTATGTAAAACAAGCATTAGAAAAGCCTCCCTGACAGGGAGGCTTTTCTTACTATTGACGAAGTACAGCTCCAAACTGCTCTTCTACTGCTTTAAGAACACGGTCATGCGCTTTCTTTACTTCTTCTTCCGTTAACGTTTGTTCAGGATTGTAATATCTGAGAGAGAAAGCTAGTGATTTTTTCCCTTCATCAAGATGTTCCCCTTGATAGACATCAAACAATTGAATCTCAACAAGCTTGGATCCACCCGCTTCTTTAATGACGCGCTTCACTTCACCTGCTTCAAGTGACTCGTTCACAACGAGCGCAACATCTCTTGTAACCGATGGGAAACGAGGAAGCTTCTTGTATTTAAGATGAGCAACATCAGCTTTAAGTAGTTTCTCAAGATTGATTTCAAAGACGTATGTTTCACTTAAATCAAGTTCTTTCTCTACTTCAGGATGAAGCTGGCCAATATATCCGATAAGCTCTTCATCGAGATAGACAGCTGCTGTGCGACCCGGATGAAGCTTAGGCTCTTCTGCACGTGCGAAGGTGACACGATCTTCTACACCAAATTCTACAGCAAGTTCTTCAAGAATTCCCTTTACAACAAAGAAATCTGCCGCTTTTTTTTCTTTTTGCCAAAGATGCTCTTGCCATAGTCCTGACACGACACCAGCAAGATGTTCTTGTTCAACCGGTAGCTCATCACCTGGTAAGAATACAGAAGCTGTTTCATAGAAAGCAATATTCTCTAACTGACGGTTTCGGTTATATTGAGCAACCTCTAATAAGTGAGGGATTAAACTCGTTCTAAGTTCACTTCTTTCTTCACTCATTGGCATCGCCAGACGAACAGCTTCTACTGACTCATCAGAGAAAAAATGGCGCTTTGATGGTGAAGTAAGTGAATACGTTACCGTTTGGTATAGACCTGCACCTTCAAGCGTACGGCGAACATGGCGGCGTTTCCCTTGATATTCTGACAACTGACCAGGTGTACTTTCTGTAAGAGGTAACGTTGCAGGAACATTATCATATCCGTAAAGACGTCCTACCTCTTCGATTAAGTCCTCTGAAATTGTAATATCCGGGCGACGTGGTGGTACTTGAACAGTAAACGTGCCACCAAAATTTTGATAAGAGAATTGCAAACGCTCAAAGATTGCAGCAACTTCTGTTTCAGTAATTTCCGTTCCTAGAACTTGATTAATTCGATTTACTTCAATGCTAACGTCAAGAGCTTCAATTGTACGAGCACCTTGCTCAGCACTGCCTTTTAGAACTGTACCTCCAGCAATTTCTTGAATAAGCTGAGCAGCACGTTCGCTTGCGCCAACAACGCGATTTCGGTCAATCCCTTTTTCGAAACGAGCACTTGAATCACTTCTGAGTCCGAGGTCTTTCGATGACTTTCTGACAAGCTTACTATTAAAATAAGCGGCTTCAAGTAGGATAGTTGTCGTATCTTCTTGCACTTCAGAGTCAGCTCCACCCATTACACCAGCAACCGCAACAGGTTTCGAACCATTTGTTATCACAAGATGTTCACTTGAAAGCGTACGTTCCACATCATCTAGAGTGACAATTTTTTCACCTTCAGTTGCTCGGCGGATAACGACTTCCTTTGATCCAAAGCGATCATAATCAAACGCATGAAGCGGCTGGCCATATTCAAGTAAGACGTAGTTTGTAATATCAACAACGTTATTAATTGGACGAATACCAGCAGAAACAAGACGGTTCACAAGCCACTGTGGCGAAGGTTTTATCGTTACGTCTTTAATAACGGTAGCCCCGTAATAAGGATTATCTCCTTCATTTTCTACACGAACTGACACATAGCCTTCTACGTCTTCATCCGAGCGAACAAGTTCTGGTGACGGAAGTTCAATCGAGCGATTCAATACCGCACCCACTTCATAAGCGACACCAATCATGTTCATTGCATCCGCTCTGTTAGGTGTAAGACCCAGCTCAAGAACTTCATCATGAAGGTTTAAATATTCAAGAGCATCTTCCCCAGGTGTCACATCTTCACTAAATACAAAGATCCCATCAGCATATTCCTTCGAAACAAGTTTACTTTCAATTCCAAGTTCTTGTAATGAACAAATCATACCATGTGAGGCTTCACCGCGTAATTTTGCTTTTTTAATTTTAAAATTTCCCGGAAGGACTGCGCCAACCGTTGCAACAGCCACATATTGACCTTGCGCAATATTTGGTGCGCCGCAAATAATTTGGACTGGTTCTTCCTCACCAATCTCAACCTTACAAATATTCAGCTTATCAGCATCAGGGTGTTGCTGACATTCAAGAACGTGACCAATCACCACTCCGCTAATTCCTTTATTAAGCTGTTCAACTGTCTCAACCTCTATACCACCTTTAGTGATCAGGTCTGCCAGTTCATCAGCTGAGTAACTATCTAAATCTACATACTGCTGTAGCCAATTCATTGATACAAGCATTTATTCTCCTCCTAACCTTCAAATCGTTCTATAGTGAGTTAAATTGTTTAATAAATCTACTGTCATTTGTATAGAAGTGACGGATATCATCAATGCCATATTTCAACATTGCAATTCGCTCTGGACCCATTCCAAATGCAAAACCAGTCACTTTCTCCGGATCAAATCCTGACATACGTAGTACGTTAGGGTGCACCATGCCTCCACCAAGAATTTCAATCCATCCAGTTCCCTTACAGACAGAACAGCCGTTACCACCACAATTAAAGCAGGAAATATCCATCTCTACAGATGGTTCTGTAAATGGGAAGAAACTAGGACGAAGGCGAATTTCACGTTCCTCTCCGAACATTTTCTTCGCAAATGATTGAAGAACACCCTTTAGGTCACTCATTCGAACATTTTCGCCAACCATTAATCCTTCAATCTGCATAAATTGGTGAGAATGAGTCGCGTCATCCGTATCACGTCGGTAAACTTTCCCCGGCACGATGATCTTTACTGGGCCTTCACCATTTAACTTCTCCATTGTTCTTGCTTGCATTGGTGATGTATGCGTACGTAGTAACGTTTCTTCAGTAATATAGAAGGAATCCTGCATATCACGAGCAGGATGATCTTTTGGAAGATTTAGCGCTTCAAAATTGTAATAGTCTGTTTCAACTTCTGGTCCCTCTGCAATTGAGAAGCCCATACCAAGAAACAGATCTTCAATTTCTTCAATTACCCTTGTTAATGGATGATGGTTTCCTCTTTTCACTGGACGACCTGGTAGAGAAACATCGATGGTTTCCTTCTTTAACCTTTCTTCTACGGCTGCTTTTTCTAAACGAGCAATTTTTTCCTCAAGTTGATCTGAAATCGCATTTCGTATTTCATTAACGAGCTGCCCCATTTTAGGACGCTCTTCTTTTGACAATTTCCCCATACCTTTGGAAATCTCGGTAATCGGTCCTTTTTTTCCGAGAAACTTCACTTTGATATCCTGTACTTCCTTCATGGAAGAAGCTTGCTGTATTTCCGACAGCGCTTCTTCTTTTAACGCTTGTAAACGTTCTTGCATCGTTTCAACCTCCACTTCATATTCGTGTTACTCTCTTTTGACAATAAAAAAATCCTCGCTCCCCAGAAAGGGGCGAAGATTTGATTTCGCGGTACCACCCTAATTCACCGATAGGTTTCAACTATCAGCCTTAAGCAAAGAATAACGGTTTGTAAACCGATCCGCTTTCGAACGAACAAAGCGGCAACTCCAGAGTGAATTCGGCAACGTTCCTATAGAAATGCTTCCAGTCACGGCATTTCCTCCCTAAATAGGCAGTGGCAGCTTACTACTCTCTATCATTGTTTTTATCATATATAAGTTGCTTTTAATTATAGAAAAAAAATGCTATATCTGCAAGTGCAATTATGAAGGAAGTAGCCCATACATCAGAATTCCAGCAGCAACAGCAACATTAAGTGACTCCGCTTTTCCATAAATCGGGATATACACGTTCTCATCAGCAAGATTTTGAAGCTCTTCCGAAACGCCATTTGCTTCATTCCCTAGAATAACTGCAAACTGAGAACGTCCTTTTAAATCATCATAAGGAGTTCCTCCACTCACTTCTGTGGCGTAGATCGGCATATTAAGCTCTTTTAACTTTTTCACCTCTTCTACAAGATCTGCTTTTTTTACAGGAAGGTGATAGATAGACCCCTGAGTAGAACGGAGCACTTTACTATTATAAGCATCTACTGTTCCATGCCCAAGAAGAATGCCGTCGTAGCCAGCACTATCCGCTGTACGGATCATTGTTCCTAAATTACCTGGATCCTGTATAGCATCAAGCAGTAAGAATTTCCCTGCATTTGGGAAATTAGGCTCCACCATTTCACATACTGCCATAATTCCCTGCGGTGTTTCGGTATCTGTTAATTCTTGCATCACTTTCTCAGTTACAGTATACACAACAGGACGTTCTTTAAACGGATAGATAGATACATCATTGCCTTCCGTTACAATCACTTCAATAATTGGCGCTTCAAACTTCGCCGCCTCTTCAACGATATGCGGTCCTTCAATGAGATAGCTTTGAGCTTTCTCTCTCCCCTTACGCGTTTGGAGCTTTTTCCAATCTTTCACTTTTTGATTTTTTGCGGATTCAATAATCATTATGCTCTCCTTCAGTTTTCAATGTTTCTATTATAAAGGGTTAAATGGGAAGATTCCAATAGTACTCATGAAATTTATTGCATTCGCTCATACTAATGATGCTTGATCCAACAAGCGAATGAGAAAGGTGAGGTGGAAAGCATGGACCTTAACTTACGAAAAGCAATTCTCGCCAATATTAATGGCAACAACGAGGAACAGATTGAAGCGACGATCCTCGATGCCATCCAAAGTGGCGAAGAAAAAATGCTCCCTGGACTAGGTGTTCTTTTTGAAATACTATGGAAAGAAGCACCTGAAAATGAACGTGAGCAGATGCTCTCTTACATGGCTCAGGGTGTAAATTAACGAGCAAAATCCGGTGGCCAAGGCCACCGGATTTTGTGTTTAATTGAAAATAATTTCTTTTACTTTATCAGCATCAAGCTTTTTAATCACTTCAACAATTAAATTAACCGCATTTTCAAAGTCATCGCGGTGAAGAATCGCTGCGTGTGTATGAATATAGCGTGTCGCAATCGTGATTGAAAGAGCAGGTACACCGTTTGCTGTTAAGTGAATTTTTCCTGAGTCTGTACCCCCACCTGCAATGGAGTCAAACTGATAAGGGATGTTATTCTCATCAGCAGTATCTGTAACAAAATCACGAAGTCCCTTATGACCAACCATTGAAGCATCGTACATAATAATTTGAGGACCTTTCCCCATTTTTGATTGAGCATCTTTATCGCTAACGCCAGGAGTATCGCCAGCAATACCAACATCAACAGCAAAACCGATATCTGGCTTAATCATGTTTGTTGCGGTTGTTGCTCCACGAAGACCTACTTCCTCTTGGACTGTACCAACACCATAAACCGTATTTGGATGGGTTTCACCTTTTAGTTTACGAAGTACTTCAATCGCAATGGCACAACCAATACGGTTATCCCACGCTTTTGCCATAAGCATTTTTTCATTATTCATGACTGTAAATTCACAAACCGGAACAACGGAATCTCCTGGCTTAACGCCCCATTCCATTGCTTCTTCTCGACTTGATGCGCCGATATCAATAAACATATCTTTCTTATCAACTGATTTCTTACGCTGCTCAGCAGGAAGAATATGTGGTGGTTTCGAACCGATCACGCCCATAATATTGCCACTACGAGTCATCACGTTCACACGTTGAGCAAGCATCACCTGTTCCCACCATCCGCCAACAGTTTGGAAATAAAGGAATCCTTTATCGTCGATGCGGGTAACCATAAAGCCAATTTCATCAAGATGTCCTGCAACCATGATTTTAGGACCTTCTGCATTACCTTTTTTAACAGCAATTAAACTGCCGAGGTTGTCATACATGATTTCATCAGAAAGAGATTCAATATGCTTCTTCATTACGTCGCGAGGTTCACGCTCGTTACCAGGTACACCATTCGCATCAGTAAGTTCTTTAAGCATCTGTAACGTTTCGTCTAGCTTTGCCATATGTATTGCCCCCTTAATATGTATTCACTGTTCATTATAACGGTTTCCGAAATATTTAACAATTCAGAGCAGTCTTGAACTTAATATCCCTGGTCCTGGCGATTATGATTCACTTTATTTTTTTTCAAATACGCCTCACCTATTTCTTTATACTCAAGTCCAATCGTTTGTCCCAAAGTTAGGTAACTCTCCAATAAATTGTAATAAGGTTCTTCTTTCTTACTAACAAGTCGATCAATCGCGCGATAGACATCATGAAAGGCCTGAACTTCTGATGACGCCGTTGTTTCTGGCAGGCCTTCAAACGCAGTGATGCCTAACTCTAGTCCTAATGATAAAATAAAATGAATTCCATCAACATATTCCTCTAAAATCGTTTCTTTCGGTGAAGGTGCTTTTTTACTCCAATATTTAAAGCAGCGCGTTTCATTCGCAAGTTCTCCTAATTCAACTTTAAGAGCAAGAAGCTTATTTTCAAACAAATCAACATCATCTATCCCATGTTCTTGTACAATTCGATCATCTAATTGTTTTTGTAATGTAAATAATAACTTAAAATTCATTGCAATCGTCCCTTCAAAATCTTTTCATTTTATGAAACCTTTCTTTATCATATACGTATAGAGAATAGAAGCATAGTGAAAATGAGGTGCTGACTAATGATACTTATCCTATTTCGTCTTGTCATTCTCGTAGCCATGGTTTTGATTGCTTATTCTGTCATTCGCTTTTTTATGGATCCAAAACGCAAGCTCGAAAAAGCCCACGATCATAAAGAATACTATTTTTTCGATGACTCGTCCAATGTTCGAAAGAATTTTCTTGTCACTTACAAAGGAGCTCTCTTTGAAGGTGAAAAATACCTTGGAACAACCGAAAAGTCCTTTGATATTATTACGCTTTCTATAGGCGTAAAAAACGCTTCAGAACTTTATTTACTTGAGAAAGAAGATTTCTATTTTCTAGAGAAAGAAATGGATATCCGGTATCCAAGCGCTAAAATTGAATGGAAAAGCCCTGTGAAAGAATTTCTTCGTCACCGGGAAGACTCATAATGTCAAAAGCCCCCTCCAAGTTGGAGGGGGCTTTTGACTATCATCCTATTTTGAAATCGATTTATCTTGCAGGTTGAAAAAAATCCTCCCACTTCATAACCCATTCCTTTCTTTTAAGTAAAAAGAAAAGAATAACCAGGCCTAACAGCATTAATAGAATAAGCACCGGGTCAAAACCACTGATCGCTGTTCCAAAGAAGGAATAAAACAGTGCAAGAGGCAAGTTTGATATAAGAGATGAGCGAAGATAATCTGGAAAATCTTTTGACACCTCAATTAAGCAAAGCGAAATAAAATGAAAATGAACAAAGGGTACCAATCTTAGAATTGCAATCTGTCCAACTGACATAGGCATATGCTTTCGCGTCCATCTTTCCTTCATTCGAATGATTTTCTTGAACAAACCTGGTGTTCGTTTCACGACCAGATAAAAAACCGAACTTACAACGGTAATGCCAATCACCGAATAGATAGTTCCATATATAGCTCCAAACAATACACCGCCTGCCACACAGACTACACTAACTGGCACAAAAACAAACTGACGAATAAAATGAAAAAT from Bacillus sp. Cs-700 encodes the following:
- a CDS encoding dUTP diphosphatase, which gives rise to MNFKLLFTLQKQLDDRIVQEHGIDDVDLFENKLLALKVELGELANETRCFKYWSKKAPSPKETILEEYVDGIHFILSLGLELGITAFEGLPETTASSEVQAFHDVYRAIDRLVSKKEEPYYNLLESYLTLGQTIGLEYKEIGEAYLKKNKVNHNRQDQGY
- the zapA gene encoding cell division protein ZapA, giving the protein MTDSRGKVRTTVEIYGEQYTIVGDKSHQHILEVSKLVDEKMNEIKGMNTYLDTKRLAVLTAVNIVNDYVMIKKELEDLKKKLREEE
- a CDS encoding sigma-w pathway protein ysdB — its product is MILILFRLVILVAMVLIAYSVIRFFMDPKRKLEKAHDHKEYYFFDDSSNVRKNFLVTYKGALFEGEKYLGTTEKSFDIITLSIGVKNASELYLLEKEDFYFLEKEMDIRYPSAKIEWKSPVKEFLRHREDS
- a CDS encoding nucleoside hydrolase, whose protein sequence is MEKTKVYFNHDGGVDDLASLFLLLNMDEVELVGVSVIPADCYLEQAVSASRKIIDRFGKGIDLNVSASNSRGINPFPKEWRMHAFYVDALPILNESNQVNTPMSERPAHLHLIDVLESSSDPITLLFTGPLTDLARALEVAPAIEQKIEKLVWMGGTFLEAGNVEEPEHDGTAEWNAFWDPEAVATVFDTSITIEMVALESTNQVPLTNDIRNIWAAQRKEIGVDFIGQCYAMCPPLVHVETNSTYYLWDVLTTVSVTPQSFIHSRKVNCRVEKDGVSQGRTVLDKTGREVIVVDDVDRDLFFQYFTSVMLLAEDGLEAPQLYL
- a CDS encoding RNA methyltransferase, which produces MMIIESAKNQKVKDWKKLQTRKGREKAQSYLIEGPHIVEEAAKFEAPIIEVIVTEGNDVSIYPFKERPVVYTVTEKVMQELTDTETPQGIMAVCEMVEPNFPNAGKFLLLDAIQDPGNLGTMIRTADSAGYDGILLGHGTVDAYNSKVLRSTQGSIYHLPVKKADLVEEVKKLKELNMPIYATEVSGGTPYDDLKGRSQFAVILGNEANGVSEELQNLADENVYIPIYGKAESLNVAVAAGILMYGLLPS
- the pheT gene encoding phenylalanine--tRNA ligase subunit beta; protein product: MLVSMNWLQQYVDLDSYSADELADLITKGGIEVETVEQLNKGISGVVIGHVLECQQHPDADKLNICKVEIGEEEPVQIICGAPNIAQGQYVAVATVGAVLPGNFKIKKAKLRGEASHGMICSLQELGIESKLVSKEYADGIFVFSEDVTPGEDALEYLNLHDEVLELGLTPNRADAMNMIGVAYEVGAVLNRSIELPSPELVRSDEDVEGYVSVRVENEGDNPYYGATVIKDVTIKPSPQWLVNRLVSAGIRPINNVVDITNYVLLEYGQPLHAFDYDRFGSKEVVIRRATEGEKIVTLDDVERTLSSEHLVITNGSKPVAVAGVMGGADSEVQEDTTTILLEAAYFNSKLVRKSSKDLGLRSDSSARFEKGIDRNRVVGASERAAQLIQEIAGGTVLKGSAEQGARTIEALDVSIEVNRINQVLGTEITETEVAAIFERLQFSYQNFGGTFTVQVPPRRPDITISEDLIEEVGRLYGYDNVPATLPLTESTPGQLSEYQGKRRHVRRTLEGAGLYQTVTYSLTSPSKRHFFSDESVEAVRLAMPMSEERSELRTSLIPHLLEVAQYNRNRQLENIAFYETASVFLPGDELPVEQEHLAGVVSGLWQEHLWQKEKKAADFFVVKGILEELAVEFGVEDRVTFARAEEPKLHPGRTAAVYLDEELIGYIGQLHPEVEKELDLSETYVFEINLEKLLKADVAHLKYKKLPRFPSVTRDVALVVNESLEAGEVKRVIKEAGGSKLVEIQLFDVYQGEHLDEGKKSLAFSLRYYNPEQTLTEEEVKKAHDRVLKAVEEQFGAVLRQ
- the pheS gene encoding phenylalanine--tRNA ligase subunit alpha; amino-acid sequence: MQERLQALKEEALSEIQQASSMKEVQDIKVKFLGKKGPITEISKGMGKLSKEERPKMGQLVNEIRNAISDQLEEKIARLEKAAVEERLKKETIDVSLPGRPVKRGNHHPLTRVIEEIEDLFLGMGFSIAEGPEVETDYYNFEALNLPKDHPARDMQDSFYITEETLLRTHTSPMQARTMEKLNGEGPVKIIVPGKVYRRDTDDATHSHQFMQIEGLMVGENVRMSDLKGVLQSFAKKMFGEEREIRLRPSFFPFTEPSVEMDISCFNCGGNGCSVCKGTGWIEILGGGMVHPNVLRMSGFDPEKVTGFAFGMGPERIAMLKYGIDDIRHFYTNDSRFIKQFNSL
- a CDS encoding M42 family metallopeptidase, whose protein sequence is MAKLDETLQMLKELTDANGVPGNEREPRDVMKKHIESLSDEIMYDNLGSLIAVKKGNAEGPKIMVAGHLDEIGFMVTRIDDKGFLYFQTVGGWWEQVMLAQRVNVMTRSGNIMGVIGSKPPHILPAEQRKKSVDKKDMFIDIGASSREEAMEWGVKPGDSVVPVCEFTVMNNEKMLMAKAWDNRIGCAIAIEVLRKLKGETHPNTVYGVGTVQEEVGLRGATTATNMIKPDIGFAVDVGIAGDTPGVSDKDAQSKMGKGPQIIMYDASMVGHKGLRDFVTDTADENNIPYQFDSIAGGGTDSGKIHLTANGVPALSITIATRYIHTHAAILHRDDFENAVNLIVEVIKKLDADKVKEIIFN
- the rnhC gene encoding ribonuclease HIII; protein product: MSQVVLTVSPTIMNEIKKKYNSHLSDKQPPGSVFVAKTSACTITGYKSGKVMFQGAAAEQEAKQWQSSGTVNPKKPTGSKKKTVGDHQYAPPPTISSLSAIGSDEVGTGDFFGPMTVVAAYVDQDQIPLLRELGVRDSKGMKDPEIIEIARNLIKTIPYSLLILPNEKYNNMQRKGMNQGKMKALLHNQAIQNVTRKVDGYDAILIDQFAKPEIYFNYLKGQSTVIKENVYFATKAEEIHLAVAAASIIARYSFVMEIDRLGKENNVRLPKGAGPAVDIAAAKLIQKHGDHVLEKIAKMHFANSLKAKKIADQARH
- the sspI gene encoding small acid-soluble spore protein SspI, giving the protein MDLNLRKAILANINGNNEEQIEATILDAIQSGEEKMLPGLGVLFEILWKEAPENEREQMLSYMAQGVN
- a CDS encoding nucleoside transporter C-terminal domain-containing protein, whose amino-acid sequence is MSILTGLLSIIGVLAIAWLMSNKKKSVKWRTIGVGILIEGLFVLFVLKVNAGKVMLEKASAAVQNVINYSNEGIQFVFGGLYEQTDLTFVFAINVLAVIIFISALVSALYYMRIIPLIVQVIGVTIGKLMGTTKVETFNAVGNSFLGLAEAPLLVKPYLKMLTRSEIFAIMVGGTASASGAILVGYSLMGIELKYLLISVFSVPFVSLVISKVMEPETEVSQTNDKVKMKRSEHANVFEAIAEGTVSGVMLALNIGGLLIAFISILAVVNGMLGVVGTDLSTILGYIFYPFSLLVGIPADEAFRAASIIGTKMSINEFVAFQNLTAIQDQLSDKTVAILSVALCNFANFSSIGQLIIGLGSLEPSKRSQVSKLGLKAIIGGTLASFITAIFVGMFM